The following are encoded in a window of Numida meleagris isolate 19003 breed g44 Domestic line chromosome 13, NumMel1.0, whole genome shotgun sequence genomic DNA:
- the FAHD1 gene encoding acylpyruvase FAHD1, mitochondrial — MASSRPLARFWEWGKNIVCVGRNYAEHAKEMGNALPAEPLFFLKPSSAYLREGSPILRPYYCTDLHHEVELGVVIGKRTQAVSQEAAMEHVAGYALCLDMTARDTQKECKKKGLPWTLAKAFSTSCPVSEFVPKEKIPDPHKLKIWLKVNGQLRQEGETSSMIFSIPHLISYISEIVTLEEGDLILTGSPSGVGSVQENDEIEAGINDILSMRFKVAQQTRRS, encoded by the coding sequence ATGGCTTCCTCCAGGCCCCTGGCCCGGTTCTGGGAGTGGGGCAAGAATATCGTCTGCGTGGGGCGCAACTATGCCGAGCACGCCAAGGAGATGGGGAACGCGCTGCCCGCGGAGCCCCTCTTCTTCCTCAAGCCCTCTTCGGCTTACCTGCGGGAAGGCTCGCCCATCCTGCGGCCCTACTACTGCACCGACCTGCACCACGAAGTGGAGCTGGGGGTGGTGATCGGGAAGAGAACCCAGGCCGTGTCCCAGGAGGCTGCTATGGAGCACGTGGCCGGCTATGCCCTGTGCCTGGACATGACCGCTAGGGACACGCAGAAAGAGTGCAAAAAGAAGGGTTTGCCCTGGACCTTGGCCAAGGCCTTCAGCACATCGTGCCCGGTCAGTGAATTTGTGCCCAAGGAGAAGATCCCAGACCCTCACAAGCTGAAGATCTGGCTCAAGGTGAATGGACAGCTGAGGCAGGAGGGAGAGACCTCCTCTATGATCTTCTCTATCCCCCACCTGATCAGCTACATCAGCGAAATTGTCACCCTGGAAGAAGGAGATTTGATTCTGACAGGATCTCCCAGCGGAGTCGGCTCTGTGCAAGAAAATGACGAGATAGAGGCTGGGATAAATGACATCTTGTCCATGCGCTTCAAGGTGGCCCAGCAGACGCGCCGGTCCTAa
- the MEIOB gene encoding meiosis-specific with OB domain-containing protein isoform X1, which yields MAYSSSTWDFVALSDLHPNLARPNVIGVVIGKTDVRGFPDRKNIGSERYTFSFTIRDSPTYFINVNSWGREEYIRSLSESFRVGDCVTIENPLVQSKEGEKEEKFNPATPSCYKLLISESHSVVKTSSCYEMDTKLLSLVHLPVKDPQDYYSLGDITANGQSLDGRILNVLAAVMSVGEPKYFITSDKRKGQRCEVKLYDETEMSFPIICWDNESIQLAQSWIPRETVIFASDVRVNFDKFRNCMTATVISKTIITTNPETAEANVLFSFIKESAQSGALHDKMEEQLKESINLETIVDVYTVKQLKEKALQSDGKPEPVLGIIYGYISMLDIDDNVSKVIRNRCSVCHFVVNETSNTCTFCGDISSDSKPTFVSFDILVDLTDHTGTLYSCYLSDCIAEETLGCTVHEFLTLAEDKRTALKWQLLLERSKIYFKITLSPSWRTGLKVNILSCKPADPIEASQSLLGKKLHHVAW from the exons aatgTAATCGGTGTGGTTATTGGAAAAACAGATGTCAGAGGCTTTCCAGACAGAAAAA ACATTGGGTCTGAAAGATACACATTCAGTTTCACTATTCGTGACTCACCAActtattttattaatgtaaaTTCTTGGGGCAGAGAAGAATATATTAGATCCCTTTCAGAAAGCTTTAGAGTTGGTGACTGTG TTACAATTGAAAATCCTTTAGTCCAGtcaaaggaaggagaaaaggaagaaaaattcaacCCTGCGACTCCGAG TTGCTACAAATTGCTGATCAGTGAAAGTCATTCAGTTGTCAAAACTTCTTCATGTTACGAAATGGACACCAAACTACTTTCTCTGGTGCATCTACCTGTCAAGGACCCTCAGGATTATTATTCATTGGGTGATATCACTGCAAATGGACAGAGCCTTGATGGAAGAATTCTTAATGTGCTTGCAGCTGTAATGTCA GTTGGTGAGCCAAAGTACTTCATAacttcagacaaaagaaaaggtCAGAGGTGTGAAGTAAAGCTCTACGATGAAACAGAGATGTCTTTCCCAATAATATG TTGGGATAATGAATCTATCCAGCTTGCACAGAGTTGGATCCCACGAGAAACAG TAATATTTGCATCAGATGTGAGAGTAAATTTTGACAAATTCAGGAACTGTATGACTGCAACTGTGATATCAAAGACCATTATTACAACTAATCCAG aaactGCTGAAGCAAATGTTCTCTTCAGCTTCATAAAAGAGAGTGCACAATCAGGAGCTCTGCATGATAAAATGGAGGAACAACTGAAAGAATCCATTAACT TGGAGACGATAGTTGATGTTTATACTgtgaagcagctgaaggaaaaagctCTACAGAGTGATGGAAAACCTGAACCAGTCTTAGGCATAATTTATGGCTACATTTCTATGCTGGACATTGATGATAACGTATCTAAAGTTATTCGCAACAGATG ttcagTATGCCATTTTGTGGTGAATGAAACGTCAAACACATGCACCTTCTGTGGTGACATCTCTTCAGACTCAAAGCCAACTTTCGTGAGCTTTGACATCCTCGTTGATCTGACAGATCATACAGGCACCCTTTACTCTTGTTACCTATCTGACTGCATAGCTGAGGAAACCTTAGGCTGCACT GTCCATGAGTTCCTCACTCTAGCAGAAGACAAGAGGACTGCATTGAAATGGCAACTTCTTCTGGAACGGagcaagatttattttaaa ATTACCTTGTCACCCAGTTGGAGAACTGGTCTGAAAGTGAATATACTTTCATGCAAACCAGCAGACCCTATAGAGGCAAGTCAGAGCCTGCTGGGAAAGAAGCTGCACCATGTGGCTTGGTAA
- the LOC110405831 gene encoding hydroxyacylglutathione hydrolase, mitochondrial isoform X1 produces MLRGGWRSLGTALAALGAGALLRAGPAQLRAVFLHTEHEQRKSKTVTQADMKVELLPALTDNYMYLLIDEETKEAAIVDPVQPQKVLDAVKKHGVKLTTVLTTHHHWDHAGGNEKLVKMETGLRVYGGDSRVGALTQKVSHLTSLKVGSLNVKCLCTPCHTSGHICYYVTKPNSSEPPAVFTGDTLFVAGCGKFFEGTPEEMYRALIEILGSLDPETRVYCGHEYTINNLKFARHVEPNNVSIQEKLAWAKAKYDSGEPTIPSTIAEEFTYNPFMRVREKTVQEHAGETDPIRTMGAIRKEKDNFRVPRD; encoded by the exons ATGCTCCGCGGGGGCTGGCGGAGCCTCGGCACCGCCCTGGCTGCGCTGGGAGCCGGGGCCCTGCTCCGAGCCG GTCCAGCGCAGCTGCGAGCTGTCTTCCTGCACACAGAGCACGAGCAGAGGAAGTCGAAGACGGTCACGCAAGCCGACATGAAGGTGGAGTTACTCCCAGCGCTCACTGACAACTACATGTACCTCCTCATTGACGAGGAAACGAAGGAGGCTGCAATAGTGGACCCTGTGCAGCCCCAGAAG GTTTTGGATGCAGTCAAAAAGCATGGCGTGAAGCTGACCACTGTCCTGACCACACACCATCACTG GGACCATGCTGGAGGAAATGAGAAGCTTGTAAAGATGGAGACGGGGTTGCGTGTGTATGGGGGAGACAGCAGAGTTGGAGCACTGACACAGAAAGTGTCTCACCTTACGTCACTCAAG GTGGGATCTCTTAATGTGAAATGCCTCTGTACGCCGTGTCACACTTCTGGACACATCTGTTATTATGTGACTAAGCCAAATAGCTCCGAGCCACCTGCAGTTTTTACAG GTGACACGCTGTTCGTGGCTGGCTGCGGGAAGTTCTTTGAGGGGACCCCTGAGGAAATGTACAGAGCGTTGATTGAGATTTTGGGCAGCTTGGATCCTGAAACG agaGTTTACTGTGGCCATGAATACACTATCAACAACCTCAAATTTGCTCGACACGTTGAACCCAACAATGTCAGCATCCAGGAAAAGCTTGCTTGGGCCAAG GCCAAATATGACAGTGGAGAGCCAACCATACCCTCCACCATTGCAGAAGAGTTTACGTACAACCCCTTCATGCGAGTGAG GGAGAAGACGGTTCAGGAGCACGCTGGGGAGACCGACCCCATCCGCACCATGGGAGCCATCAGGAAAGAGAAGGACAACTTCCGCGTCCCGAGGGACTGA
- the MEIOB gene encoding meiosis-specific with OB domain-containing protein isoform X2 has product MGLCCTFRSASKSCSSHIGSERYTFSFTIRDSPTYFINVNSWGREEYIRSLSESFRVGDCVTIENPLVQSKEGEKEEKFNPATPSCYKLLISESHSVVKTSSCYEMDTKLLSLVHLPVKDPQDYYSLGDITANGQSLDGRILNVLAAVMSVGEPKYFITSDKRKGQRCEVKLYDETEMSFPIICWDNESIQLAQSWIPRETVIFASDVRVNFDKFRNCMTATVISKTIITTNPETAEANVLFSFIKESAQSGALHDKMEEQLKESINLETIVDVYTVKQLKEKALQSDGKPEPVLGIIYGYISMLDIDDNVSKVIRNRCSVCHFVVNETSNTCTFCGDISSDSKPTFVSFDILVDLTDHTGTLYSCYLSDCIAEETLGCTVHEFLTLAEDKRTALKWQLLLERSKIYFKITLSPSWRTGLKVNILSCKPADPIEASQSLLGKKLHHVAW; this is encoded by the exons ACATTGGGTCTGAAAGATACACATTCAGTTTCACTATTCGTGACTCACCAActtattttattaatgtaaaTTCTTGGGGCAGAGAAGAATATATTAGATCCCTTTCAGAAAGCTTTAGAGTTGGTGACTGTG TTACAATTGAAAATCCTTTAGTCCAGtcaaaggaaggagaaaaggaagaaaaattcaacCCTGCGACTCCGAG TTGCTACAAATTGCTGATCAGTGAAAGTCATTCAGTTGTCAAAACTTCTTCATGTTACGAAATGGACACCAAACTACTTTCTCTGGTGCATCTACCTGTCAAGGACCCTCAGGATTATTATTCATTGGGTGATATCACTGCAAATGGACAGAGCCTTGATGGAAGAATTCTTAATGTGCTTGCAGCTGTAATGTCA GTTGGTGAGCCAAAGTACTTCATAacttcagacaaaagaaaaggtCAGAGGTGTGAAGTAAAGCTCTACGATGAAACAGAGATGTCTTTCCCAATAATATG TTGGGATAATGAATCTATCCAGCTTGCACAGAGTTGGATCCCACGAGAAACAG TAATATTTGCATCAGATGTGAGAGTAAATTTTGACAAATTCAGGAACTGTATGACTGCAACTGTGATATCAAAGACCATTATTACAACTAATCCAG aaactGCTGAAGCAAATGTTCTCTTCAGCTTCATAAAAGAGAGTGCACAATCAGGAGCTCTGCATGATAAAATGGAGGAACAACTGAAAGAATCCATTAACT TGGAGACGATAGTTGATGTTTATACTgtgaagcagctgaaggaaaaagctCTACAGAGTGATGGAAAACCTGAACCAGTCTTAGGCATAATTTATGGCTACATTTCTATGCTGGACATTGATGATAACGTATCTAAAGTTATTCGCAACAGATG ttcagTATGCCATTTTGTGGTGAATGAAACGTCAAACACATGCACCTTCTGTGGTGACATCTCTTCAGACTCAAAGCCAACTTTCGTGAGCTTTGACATCCTCGTTGATCTGACAGATCATACAGGCACCCTTTACTCTTGTTACCTATCTGACTGCATAGCTGAGGAAACCTTAGGCTGCACT GTCCATGAGTTCCTCACTCTAGCAGAAGACAAGAGGACTGCATTGAAATGGCAACTTCTTCTGGAACGGagcaagatttattttaaa ATTACCTTGTCACCCAGTTGGAGAACTGGTCTGAAAGTGAATATACTTTCATGCAAACCAGCAGACCCTATAGAGGCAAGTCAGAGCCTGCTGGGAAAGAAGCTGCACCATGTGGCTTGGTAA
- the NARFL gene encoding cytosolic Fe-S cluster assembly factor NARFL, with translation MASPFSGVLQLTDLDDYIGPSQECIKPVKVEKKPGKAAAKIKIEADGSYFQISQDGGAQKLEKAKITLNDCLACSGCITSAESVLISQQSHEEFYKTLAFNKTAAPNEQKLVVVSVSPQSRASLAAKCKMSLLETAKKLTAFLKSQGVHYVFDTTFSRNFSLLESQKEFVKRFRKHSEDKKALPMLASACPGWICYAEKTHGSFIIPYISTTKSPQQIMGSLIKGHFAEQQHLTPDKIYHVTVMPCYDKKLEASRPDFFNQEYQTRDVDCVITTGEVLKLLEQEKVSLSDVDPAPLDTMFSSATEEELTGHSGGGSGGYLEHIYKHAAKELFGIEVDTIQYKPLKNKDFQEVTLEKDGVVLLQFALAYGFRNIQNLVQKLKRGKSPYHYVEVMACPSGCLNGGGQIKVEGESSKDWLQQVEKLYESLRTEIPEKNRTVTDLYEQWLGGTESEKAGKALHTEYHAVEKTSTGFNIKW, from the exons ATGGCGTCTCCCTTCAGCGGAGTGCTGCAGCTGACGGACCTGGACGACTACATCGGGCCCTCGCAG gAATGTATCAAACCTgtaaaggtggaaaaaaagcctgggaaagcagcagctaaGATCAAAATTGAAGCTGATGGGAGCTATTTTCAGATCAGTCAG GATGGAGGAGCACAGAAACTGGAGAAGGCTAAAATTACTCTGAACGACTGTTTAGCTTGTAGTGGCTGCATTACATCAGCAGAGAGTGTTTTAATCTCTCAGCAGAGCCATGAAGAGTTCTACAAAACTCTGGCTTTTAACAAG actgcAGCCCCCAACGAGCAGAAGTTGGTGGTGGTTTCTGTTTCACCACAATCCAGAGCTTCACTGGctgcaaaatgtaaaatgagTCTTCTGGAAACTGCAAAGAAGTTGACTGCATTCTTGAAGAGTCAAG GTGTGCACTATGTATTTGATACAACTTTCTCAAGAAACTTCAGCCTGCTGGAGAGCCAAAAAGAGTTTGTAAAACGCTTTCGAAAGCACTCTGAAGACAAAAAGGCTTTGCCAATGCTGGCTTCTGCCTGTCCAG GTTGGATCTGCTATGCAGAGAAAACCCATGGCAGTTTCATCATTCCTTACATCAGCACCACTAAGTCTCCACAGCAGATCATGGGCTCCTTGATAAAGGGCcattttgcagagcagcag CACTTAACGCCTGATAAGATATACCATGTCACAGTAATGCCCTGTTATGACAAGAAGCTAGAGGCTTCCAGGCCAGACTTCTTCAACCAAGAATACCAAACTCGTGATGTGGACTGCGTAATTACCACAG GAGAAGTGCTAAAGTTGTTGGAACAAGAAAAAGTATCTCTCTCAGATGTAGATCCTGCTCCTTTGGATACCAT GTTTAGTAGTGCCACAGAGGAGGAACTCACTGGCCACTCAGGAGGTGGCTCTGGTGGCTATTTGGAGCACATATACAAGCATGCAGCCAAGGAACTCTTTGGCATTGAAGTGGATACAATTCAGTACAAACCTTTAAA AAACAAGGACTTCCAAGAGGTGACACTGGAGAAGGATGGAGTAGTTCTGCTCCAGTTTGCTTTGGCATATGGGTTTCGAAACATACAAAACCTAGTGCAGAAGTTGAAACGAGGGAAGTCACCCTACCACTACGTTGAAGTCATGGCCTGCCCATCAG GTTGTTTAAATGGAGGTGGCCAGATCAAAGTGGAAGGTGAATCCAGCAAGGACTGGCTTCAGCAAGTTGAGAAGCTGTATGAATCTCTTAGGACTGAAATTCCAGAGAAGAACCGGACTGTAACCGACCTGTACGAGCAGTGGCTGGGCGGCACTGAGTCCGAAAAGGCAGGGAAAGCTCTGCATACAGAATACCACGCAGTGGAGAAAACAAGCACTGGATTTAACATCAAGTGGTGA
- the MEIOB gene encoding meiosis-specific with OB domain-containing protein isoform X3, with the protein MGLCCTFRSASKSCSSLTIENPLVQSKEGEKEEKFNPATPSCYKLLISESHSVVKTSSCYEMDTKLLSLVHLPVKDPQDYYSLGDITANGQSLDGRILNVLAAVMSVGEPKYFITSDKRKGQRCEVKLYDETEMSFPIICWDNESIQLAQSWIPRETVIFASDVRVNFDKFRNCMTATVISKTIITTNPETAEANVLFSFIKESAQSGALHDKMEEQLKESINLETIVDVYTVKQLKEKALQSDGKPEPVLGIIYGYISMLDIDDNVSKVIRNRCSVCHFVVNETSNTCTFCGDISSDSKPTFVSFDILVDLTDHTGTLYSCYLSDCIAEETLGCTVHEFLTLAEDKRTALKWQLLLERSKIYFKITLSPSWRTGLKVNILSCKPADPIEASQSLLGKKLHHVAW; encoded by the exons TTACAATTGAAAATCCTTTAGTCCAGtcaaaggaaggagaaaaggaagaaaaattcaacCCTGCGACTCCGAG TTGCTACAAATTGCTGATCAGTGAAAGTCATTCAGTTGTCAAAACTTCTTCATGTTACGAAATGGACACCAAACTACTTTCTCTGGTGCATCTACCTGTCAAGGACCCTCAGGATTATTATTCATTGGGTGATATCACTGCAAATGGACAGAGCCTTGATGGAAGAATTCTTAATGTGCTTGCAGCTGTAATGTCA GTTGGTGAGCCAAAGTACTTCATAacttcagacaaaagaaaaggtCAGAGGTGTGAAGTAAAGCTCTACGATGAAACAGAGATGTCTTTCCCAATAATATG TTGGGATAATGAATCTATCCAGCTTGCACAGAGTTGGATCCCACGAGAAACAG TAATATTTGCATCAGATGTGAGAGTAAATTTTGACAAATTCAGGAACTGTATGACTGCAACTGTGATATCAAAGACCATTATTACAACTAATCCAG aaactGCTGAAGCAAATGTTCTCTTCAGCTTCATAAAAGAGAGTGCACAATCAGGAGCTCTGCATGATAAAATGGAGGAACAACTGAAAGAATCCATTAACT TGGAGACGATAGTTGATGTTTATACTgtgaagcagctgaaggaaaaagctCTACAGAGTGATGGAAAACCTGAACCAGTCTTAGGCATAATTTATGGCTACATTTCTATGCTGGACATTGATGATAACGTATCTAAAGTTATTCGCAACAGATG ttcagTATGCCATTTTGTGGTGAATGAAACGTCAAACACATGCACCTTCTGTGGTGACATCTCTTCAGACTCAAAGCCAACTTTCGTGAGCTTTGACATCCTCGTTGATCTGACAGATCATACAGGCACCCTTTACTCTTGTTACCTATCTGACTGCATAGCTGAGGAAACCTTAGGCTGCACT GTCCATGAGTTCCTCACTCTAGCAGAAGACAAGAGGACTGCATTGAAATGGCAACTTCTTCTGGAACGGagcaagatttattttaaa ATTACCTTGTCACCCAGTTGGAGAACTGGTCTGAAAGTGAATATACTTTCATGCAAACCAGCAGACCCTATAGAGGCAAGTCAGAGCCTGCTGGGAAAGAAGCTGCACCATGTGGCTTGGTAA
- the LOC110405831 gene encoding hydroxyacylglutathione hydrolase, mitochondrial isoform X2 codes for MKVELLPALTDNYMYLLIDEETKEAAIVDPVQPQKVLDAVKKHGVKLTTVLTTHHHWDHAGGNEKLVKMETGLRVYGGDSRVGALTQKVSHLTSLKVGSLNVKCLCTPCHTSGHICYYVTKPNSSEPPAVFTGDTLFVAGCGKFFEGTPEEMYRALIEILGSLDPETRVYCGHEYTINNLKFARHVEPNNVSIQEKLAWAKAKYDSGEPTIPSTIAEEFTYNPFMRVREKTVQEHAGETDPIRTMGAIRKEKDNFRVPRD; via the exons ATGAAGGTGGAGTTACTCCCAGCGCTCACTGACAACTACATGTACCTCCTCATTGACGAGGAAACGAAGGAGGCTGCAATAGTGGACCCTGTGCAGCCCCAGAAG GTTTTGGATGCAGTCAAAAAGCATGGCGTGAAGCTGACCACTGTCCTGACCACACACCATCACTG GGACCATGCTGGAGGAAATGAGAAGCTTGTAAAGATGGAGACGGGGTTGCGTGTGTATGGGGGAGACAGCAGAGTTGGAGCACTGACACAGAAAGTGTCTCACCTTACGTCACTCAAG GTGGGATCTCTTAATGTGAAATGCCTCTGTACGCCGTGTCACACTTCTGGACACATCTGTTATTATGTGACTAAGCCAAATAGCTCCGAGCCACCTGCAGTTTTTACAG GTGACACGCTGTTCGTGGCTGGCTGCGGGAAGTTCTTTGAGGGGACCCCTGAGGAAATGTACAGAGCGTTGATTGAGATTTTGGGCAGCTTGGATCCTGAAACG agaGTTTACTGTGGCCATGAATACACTATCAACAACCTCAAATTTGCTCGACACGTTGAACCCAACAATGTCAGCATCCAGGAAAAGCTTGCTTGGGCCAAG GCCAAATATGACAGTGGAGAGCCAACCATACCCTCCACCATTGCAGAAGAGTTTACGTACAACCCCTTCATGCGAGTGAG GGAGAAGACGGTTCAGGAGCACGCTGGGGAGACCGACCCCATCCGCACCATGGGAGCCATCAGGAAAGAGAAGGACAACTTCCGCGTCCCGAGGGACTGA
- the LOC110405805 gene encoding hydroxyacylglutathione hydrolase-like protein, whose amino-acid sequence MKVKVISVLEDNYMYLVIDESTRDAVAVDAAVPKRLLEIVRKEDAVLRAVLSTHHHWDHARGNEELVRLCPGLRVYGADERIGALTHRVAPDEELTFGAIRVRCLFTPCHTSGHMCYFMWEDGSPDAPALFSGDTLFVGGCGRFLEGTAEQMYANFTQVLGALPKETKVFCGHECTVRNLKFALKVEPENEAVKKKLAWAKQRDDEDLPTVPSTLQEEFLYNPFLRVTEEAVQKFTGRKEPLEVLRALRTEKDNFKKPKERPHPQAMLAFDWGLFAPFLEKK is encoded by the exons ATGAAGGTGAAGGTGATCTCGGTGCTGGAGGACAACTACATGTACCTGGTGATCGACGAGAGCACCCGGGACGCGGTCGCGGTGGACGCCGCCGTCCCCAAGCGG CTGCTGGAGATCGTCCGCAAGGAGGATGCTGTGCTCCGCGCCGTCCTCAGCACCCACCACCACTG GGACCACGCGCGGGGCAACGAGGAGCTGGTCAGGCTGTGCCCGGGGCTGCGGGTGTACGGTGCGGACGAGCGCATCGGGGCCTTAACGCACCGCGTGGCCCCCGACGAGGAGCTGACG TTCGGAGCCATCCGCGTGCGGTGCCTCTTCACCCCGTGCCACACTTCGGGCCACATGTGCTACTTCATGTGGGAGGACGGCTCCCCGGATGCGCCGGCGCTGTTCTCAG gtgaCACGCTGTTCGTGGGGGGCTGCGGGCGGTTCCTGGAGGGGACAGCGGAGCAGATGTACGCCAACTTCACCCAGGTGCTGGGGGCTCTGCCCAAGGAGACG AAGGTGTTCTGTGGCCACGAGTGCACGGTCCGGAACCTGAAGTTTGCCCTCAAAGTGGAACCAGAGAACGAAGCGGTGAAGAAGAAACTGGCTTGGGCCAAA CAGCGGGACGATGAGGATCTGCCCACGGTGCCCTCCACGCTGCAGGAGGAGTTCCTCTACAACCCCTTCCTCAGGGTCAC ggaggaggctgTGCAGAAGTTCACAGGCAGGAAGGAGCCACTGGAAGTGCTGCGGGCTCTACGCACCGAGAAGGACAACTTCAAGAAGCCCAAGGAGCGGCCCCATCCCCAGGCCATGCTCGCTTTCGACTGGGGGCTCTTCGCCCCCTTCCTGGAGAAGAAGTGA